The Zonotrichia leucophrys gambelii isolate GWCS_2022_RI chromosome 23, RI_Zleu_2.0, whole genome shotgun sequence genome includes a region encoding these proteins:
- the LOC135457199 gene encoding interferon alpha-inducible protein 27-like protein 2A isoform X1, whose protein sequence is MGTRVVAVAIITLLITGSTIGGAAAKDRRSEKDNGSAIGAVIGATVGAGLALVGVPVFLGALGFTGAGIAAGSVAAKMMSAAAIANGGGVAAGSTVAVLQSVGAAGLSAGAQAGLTAALGSAGAATGAQLTE, encoded by the exons ATGG GTACACGGGTAGTCGCCGTTGCCATCATCACTCTGCTCATCACTGGATCTACAATTGGAG gagcagcagcaaaggatCGCAGATCTGAGA aggACAATGGAAGTGCCATTGGAGCTGTCATCGGAGCCACAGTGGGAGCAG gatTGGCACTGGTTGGCGTCCCGGTGTTCCTCGGCGCGCTGGGTTTCACCGGGGCAGGCATCGCCGCCGGCTCCGTCGCTGCCAAGATGATGTCGGCAGCTGCCATCGCCAACGGCGGAGgagtggctgcaggcagcaccgtggctgtgctgcagtccGTCG gagctgcaggtctTTCTGCTGGTGCCCAAGCTGGGCtgacagctgccctgggctcagctggTGCAGCAACTGGTGCCCAGCTAACTGAGTGA